CATCTCCCAGGGGATGGGCGTCGCTGCTGGCCTGCCCGGGCCGGCCTCAGCATGTGAGGCTTCGCCTGGCTCGAAGGCGAGCCTCCTGGGGCACCAGGCTGTGGCGGGGCAGGCTCCTCGCCCTGTCGTGAGCGGCAGCGCAGGGCGAGCTGACCCGGTGCGGCCGCCTCGGGGAGCAGCTGCGTGGCCGCGGCAAGGTGCGGCGCCGCGCGGTCACAGCTTCCCTTCACCGTCCAGCGAAGCGCCAGGGTCATCCGTGAGGGGTAGTCGTCCGCGGCGAACCGGGAGACGCGCTCCTCGACGGCCTCGAGGTGCGGAGTGGTTCGCGCCGACTCGCGGAGGACGAGCCGTGCCACTTCGCGAGCCGCTCCCAACGCTCCCAAGGCGCACAGGGTGACTGCAACCCCCCCGCGGAGGGCCCGGGGAGTGCTCGCCGTCAGCACGGCGACATGCCACGTGTCATCCGGCTGTCTTGGGAGCAGCACGCCCAGGAGGACCGCGGCGACGCAGGCCGCGCCGGGGGTGACGAGCACCGCGTCGATGGCTCCGAGCCACGCCAGGGCAAGGAACGTCGCCGCTGCCGTTCCCCCCGCGAGCGCGTCTTCCCGCGTGGGCGCGCGCAGGAGCGCGCGGCCGGTAAGCAGGAGCACCCGAAGCGCGACGAGTGCCAGCAGCGCGCAGGCCATGAAGCCCCGCTCGGACAGCACCGCAATCCAATCGCTGCTGGGATGGCGGTTCGTGGGCTCGAAGCTGCCTCGGTGCACGGAAGGGTCGTCCGGTGCCGCGAAGCGCGGGTAGTGGACGGACCAGTTCCCCGGACCGGTGCCGAGCGGCCAGTACTCGCGGGCCATGAGCAGCGAACGTTCATACTGCACCATGCGCCCATGGCCACTCCCCGTGTCCGCCTCCACGAGTGTCGCGAGGGTGTCGCGGTAGGGATGGGGCGAACGCCAGTTCAGGCGGTTGGGGAGCACGAGCGCCGCTGCGCCGCCGAGCATGAGCGCGACGAGGACGACGGCCCCCCGCCGCCAGGGGCTCCCGCGGCCCGCGCGCCGGGTGGCAGACCCGACGACGCCTGTGAGGAGCACCACCGCCAGCCCTCCCCCGAGCCACGCGCCGCGTGACCGCGCGAGCACGAGCACGTAGCCCGAGGCGAGGGCCGCCGCGAACGCGAGGACCCGGCCCCATCGCCGCTCCCCTAGCGCGAGTAGTGCCGTCGCCGGCAACCCCAGCACCAGCAGGTGCGAGAGCGCGTTGCGATTGCCCAGGGGCCCGCCGGGTATCCGGTGCGGCGTGGAGAGCCGGAACGTGAGCCGGAAGGCCTCGAGTGTGGCGACGAGCGCGGCGAGGAGGAGCGTGGCGACGACCGCGGTGAGCACGCTCTGACGCGACCTCGCAGGCAGGGTGCGCGCCACGAGGAAGGCGAGCACGCCGCCCGCCGACACCCCCATTGAGGACCAGGCCAGCGAGCGGTTCACGGCGACTGTCAGCACCGAGAGCACCCCCAGCGCGAGGAAGAGCAGCAGCCCTCCCGCTTCCAGGTCCAACCGGCACTCGGGTTCCCGTGCGACGACGAGGGCCGCCGTGACGAAGGCCACCAGGATGAGGACGGCGGCCTTCGGCTGGAAGAAATCCAGTGGGTCGACAGGCGGAACGGGCCACATCGCGAACACGCTGCCGAACACCCCCGCCACGAGGAGGACGGGGGCCGCCCACGCCAGACGCCTCATGGGGAGCGACGGGGGAGCAGGCCTGTCGCCGAACTCGCCAGGGCGCGCGAGGGCTGGAGCAGGGTCTTCCAATGGTTCGTCCACCGGCGAAGCCAGCCGAACTCCTCCTCGACGGGACGCAGGAAGAGGATGAGCGCGGCCCACATGACCATGGCGAAGCTCAACAGACCGTGAACCAGCGCGATGGCCGCATGGAAGGAGATGCCGAGCGCGAGCAGCACGCCGCGCGTGCGGCGCGTGGCGAGCAGACCGGCGAAGAGGAAGACCTCCAGGGCAATCGACCCCCAGGTGATGGCGGTGATGGCGGCGCCGCTGGTGAGCACCGGCATGACCAGCGAGCGGACCGGCTCCGCGAAGCCGAACCAGGGGTCGGTGAACCAGTAATAGACGGCCGTGCCGTCACGCCATTCCGTGACACGCAACTTCGAGACACCCGCCTGGAAATAGATGCCCGCGACCTGGAGCCGGATGGCCCAGAGGCAGGTGAGCGCGATGAACCGCGCGACCATGCTCGACAGCCGGGTGCCCGACACCGCCGGGTCGTCAGCCGCCTCCACGGGGGGCTCCCAGTGCCAGCGCCGGGGGTCCGTCAGCGTCAGGGGAATGAGCAGGCACGAGAGCACGGTGGCCGCCTGGTCTCCCCCGTCCACCAGGACGCCCGAGGTGAAGAGGCTGGAGGCCACGTACCAGTGAAGGACGCCCGTCACGCGGGGGCGCCACCCGCTCGCGACCACGGCGAGCAGGGCCACCGCCAGCCACCGCGCCAGCTCCAGGTTCGTGGCGCCCGCCACGCAGAAGAGCCCCGCACGCGTGAGGCCCCCGCAGTGGGGCACCTCGGGCATGCCCACCGCCGGCCGGAAGATGTCGGACGCGGAGCTGAAGAGCAGCGTGCCCATCGTGGACAGCGCGAGCGTGGTCCGCGCCAGCCCGAGGACATTGGTGTGCAGTGGGCGCGCGATGGCGGCCCGGACCTGGCTTCCCAGTCGTGTCAGCATGAGACGTCCATTGAAAGGATGCGGAAGGGCATCGTGACGGGCCGGGCAGAACGTGCCCACGCCCAGGGAACCGGCTTCTGCTGCACGACGGCAACCGTGCCGCACAGGGTTGGAGCGGGTGAGGTGTTGCGCAGGGGGCGTCCCGTCGGCTGCTTCGCCAGACACTCCTCCAGCGGTGCGCTGCACTCCTGCCATTCATTGGCGGGGACGCGGCTGAGCAGCAGCGCCATCTCCACCCCTTGCGAGCGCGACTTGCGGCGCAGTCCTCCGATATTGGAGAGGCGGCCATGGGGCGCGAGCAGGGTCGACTCCCACTGGTCGCCGTGGCGGACGTAGAGGGTCTGCTTCTGCTCGCGTGGGTCGCGCGTGAAGAAGGACCACCCCTGGGGCGCCCAGAGGAAGGTCTGGGCCAGCTGCGCGAACGGCAGGCGCACCGGGCTGTAGGGGAGCGTGGGGTAGATGACGTACCCGATGGAAATCATCCAGGCGAGTCCCACGGCGAGAGCAATACCACCCAGGACACGGTCTCTCGCCTGCGGGGTGGCAGCGGGGGCGGCGGTAGAAGAGGAGGGTATCGGTTCCGTCATGGTGGCAAGGGAGGTAGGGGGTGGACCGCAGGGACCGGTGCGGGCCAATGCCTTGCACCGGTCCCGGGTGTCGCATCAGCCAGCGACGAGCCGCGTTGCCAGCATTTCGATCATCTCGTCGTGCCGGAGCTGTCCGCCGGCCCATCCATGTTCGTGGTCGAGGTCGTCCAGGGAGGCATAGGCATACGCGGGGTCGTACGTGTAGGGGTCGTACGTGTACGTGGGGTCGTACAAGTACGTGAGGTCGTACGTGAAGTCGTACGCGTACGTGAGGTCGTACGCATACGTGTTCGTGAAGTCGTAGCTATAGATATAACAGGTCCCCTGCGTGCTCCCCGCCGCGGCCTCGGGACGCTGGTGCTTCGCGGCCACCTGCTTCACGAGCGAGTTGCGCTCCTTCAGCGCCTGCTCGATGCGCAGGTGTTTTCCACTCTGGATCTCCACTCCGAAGCGAGCGAAGAACCCCGGGTCCGCCTGGTGGATGTCCGCCATCAGCTGCGCCTTCACGCGTTCCCCCACCTCCTTCTGCTGGGGCGAGAGTTCGCGACGGGGCTGGTTGCCCCAAAACTCCGGAAGCAGCTCCGCGACGGGACCGTCACCGAACACGAGGCCGCGGAAGACCTCCTCGCCGCTTCGCGGTGCCTGGGCCGCTGGCTCCTCGGGTCCCCCGCACGCGGCCGCTCCCATGATGAACATGACTGCCACGACGACGCGCGAATTCATGCGGCGCCGCACTCCTGCCTGTTGTGTCATTGCAATCTCCGGTTCCAGGGATTGGACGGACCCCCATGAGGCATGAGCCGGTGACGTGGAAATTGATGCAAAGAAATCCGAGAAGCCCCGGAAAAAGGTCGCTCTCCACCCACGTGGACAGGAACTGGAGTTGACCCGGTTCCGCAGAGTGGCTCGGGCTTTCACCATCAGGCAGAAGCCCGGTACTTCTTTTCGTAGTTGGTGGGCAGCCGGAGGTTTTTCGTCCTCATGCCATGAGGCGCGTCGGACCCAGGCTTGTCGTCAAGCCCCCCACGGCTGTAGGGCGCCGATGGTGGAGTGCCCTTGCGCGGCGGTGCACGTGCGAGGACGCTAGGCATGCGGAGTTCCGGAGGAGGGGGGGCTTCGAAGCAGGCCCGACGCTCTCGGGCCATGACTCCGTCAGGAGGAGAGGATGGGGTTCCGGTTTCGCCGAAGTGTGAAGCTGATGCCGGGCGTGCGCCTCAATGTGGGCCTGGGGCGTTCCTCGCTGACCCTGGGAGGCCGGGGCGCGACGGTCAACCTGTCGTCGCGTGGGGCCCGTACGACGCTCGGCATTCCGGGCACGGGGTTGTCATGGACCTCGCGCACCGGCTCGAGCTCGGGCAGGAACCGGTCCACGGGTGGAGCGCGGGGGCCCACACAGAGACAACTTGAGGCGCAAGCACGGCGCGAGAACCAGCTCCGCCTTCAAGCCGCGGCCGAAACTCAGGTCGCGGCGGCGCAGTCTGTGCGACAGGATCTGCTCGACTGCTGGCGGGACATGCCCCTCGTGCCGAGTGCGGAGGACTACTCGCGTGCCTGCATCGAGAGTCCTTTCGAAGGACAGGCGCTTCCCGTTCCGGCGGAGGCAGAGGAGCGTCGGCGGCTCGTGAGTGGCATTGAGGCGAGTGTCCGCAAGGACCGAGGCTGGACGGGCATCGGGCTGTGGGGGTTCGCCGTGCTGATGTTCCCGTGTGTCTTTGGCGGAGTGGGCGCGTCCCTGCAGAATGCCATTGGGAACTGGTCCATCCTCTTTGCCCTCATTGCCTACGTGGGCTTCGTCGCGCTCTGCACCGTCCCCTGGAAGCGAGGCACCCGGGCGCTGATTGCGAAGAGAATCGAGACCGAGTGGCCGGAGCGCTGGAATGCGCTCCAGAGCGACTATCAGGCCTACCAGGAGGAATCCACCGCCTGGCCCGAGCGGGAACGCGAGCGGGCCTCGTGGGCCCGGAGGCTGGTGGCAGGAGAGCAGGAGGCCCTGGAAGAGACCGTCTCGTCCTCGCTGGAGGACCTCGACTTTCCCTTCGAGACGCAGTGCCGCGTGGCCGTCCCGGACTCGGAGAATGCATTCGTCCTGGTGGACCTGCCCGAGATCGAGGACGTCATTCCCGAGGTGCGCCAGCGCGCGCTGAAGAATGGCACCGTCAAGGAAGTGCGGCGCACGAAGACTGAGCGGAATGCGGACTACCTGCACCTCATCGCGGGAATCGCGCTGCTTCTGGCACGCACGGCCATGGGGGCGGGTCCGACCCTCAGGCGTGCCCATGTGGCCGCGTATACGCAGCGGCGCAAGCGTGGCACGGGGCTCGTCGCCGATGAGTATGTGTATGAGGCGGTCTTCGAGCGGCCGGAGGTTGCGGGTTGGACGCCCTCCACGGTCGATCCCGTTCAGGTGCTGACGGCCTCTCCGAGAAACCGCCTGGACCTGCGTGACAACGGTGAGCTGAAGCGCATCGACCCACCCGGGTGGATGGCGGAGGTCTCAGAATCCCCGTGAGCCGTGCCGGGGACGTGCCCTCTGGCCCTGGCGTCGGCTCAGGGGCCGAACGCGCGCAGCAGCTCAACACTGTCGACATGCAGGTCGAGCTGCGGTGCGCTGGGCAGGCATGACTGCGTGAAGCTGTGCTCCCCTCGCGTGTTGCTCATGCGCAGGATGGACTCCAGCGAGCGGGTGCCGTGCTTGTACTGCCCCACGGTGAGCAGGGCGTGAAGCACGCCCTCGCCGATGGAGCGGGCGTCGCCGAGGACGATGTTGGGGATGATCTCTCCCAGCAGGCCATGGAGGACGACGGCCCTCCGGATGAGGTGTTGCTGCTCTCCATCCTCGGGACTGGGATTGATGCCGCGCACGTCGAGGAAGCCTCGCAGTCGGCTCACCAAACCAGGGTGCTTGGCGGCCTTCTTCTCCTCGGGAAGGTGCTTGAGTTCATCGGGAGGACCGAACTCCTCGCCTGCCTCCACACCTGACGTAGGCAAACACGCCGAACGCGAACGTCCTGCTCAGCTGCTGCGCGAAAGTCCACTCGCGGCGTCCTCTCCTTATCCCGGGGCAGGCCTCTCCCCATCTCGCTCGCCTCCACCAGCAATGTGGCGAAATTGTCCCTCACCGCCTCGTACAGCACGGTCTCCTCCCTCCCACGAACCTCCCAGGAGCACCGTGCGCCCCTGGTTCCGTTTCCAAAATGTCTCCAAGACTGGAGAGGACTCCGGGCGACAGGCGGGCCTGGCGGGAACTGCCCCGTGGACTCGAAGTGCCTGGGTTCACTCGCGATTCAGCGAAAGGGGTGCGCCGTCGCGGGTTTGGGGCACCCCGTGTCCACAGGTTCAAATCCTGTCTCCCCGACCACGTCGATTGAAGCGGGCTGGAGATCTCAAGGTCTCCAGCCCGTTTTCATTTCCGGCCTCCTGCTTCGTCCTTCGAGCAGCCGCATGGCCGCCGACCTGGCCGCAGGGCTCAGGTGCGTAGCGCTGGGTGATGGAGCGGTTCTGGTGCCCAGCCAGCTCCTGGATGGCCTTCGCCGGGGCTCCTGCCATCGCCAGCCGCGAGCAGAAAGTGTGGCGGAGGATGTGGATGCCCCCGTCACCTTGAAGGCCTCGCCGCTGGCGGGTTGGAGTGGCTCAGACGCCGGTCACCCCGCGGATGAAGGCGAGCATCCGGTCGCACGTCGTGCGCAGGTCCATCCGCTCCTCGGCCATGCAGCGGGCCTCGCGGCCCATGGCGCGCAGCGTGTCCGGGCTCGCAACCAGCGCGTCCAGCGCGCGCGCGAGCGCCTCGTAATCCCCCACTGGCACGAGCTTCCCGTCCACGTCGTCGCGAACGAGCTCACCCACGCCACCCGTAGGCGTCGTCACCACGGCGAGGCCCGCGGCCTTCGCCTCGGCAATCGCCCACGACGACATGTCCGCCATCGTCGGCAGCACGAACAGGTCCGCGGCCTGGGCGAGGCCAATCAGCTCGGGCGAGTTCGGCTGCATGCCGACGTGGACACGAACGCGGGGCGGCGCCTCGAAGGACGTGGAGGTCACCAGGTCCAGCTGCCAGTTGCGCAGGCGCGTCGCCCGGGCCCAGCGCAGCAGCAGCTCGCCGCCCTTGCGCCCCAGGTCGCCTCCCACGAAGAGCAGCCGCACCACGCCGTCACGCTGCTTGCGCTCCGGGTTCGGACACCAGAGCCCGGTGTCGACGCTGGGCCAGACGACATGAAAGCGCGCGTCGGGAACGCCGTACTCCTTCACCAGCGAGCGTTTGGTGAAATCCGAGAAGGACAGCATCCCCTTCGCCACGGCGTACGTGCGACGGTGCAGCGCGTTCTTCGCTCGGCCCACCCATCCGGCGTGTTGGGAGCGCAATCCATAGTACCGCAGGTAGTCCTCCAGGCCGCTGGGAGTGGCGTCCGTCGAAATCACGCTGGGCACCCGGCTCATGAAGTCATGGGCCAGGTGCGCCATCCGCTGGGTGTGAACGACGGCGGCATGCACCGGGACCTGCGCGACGGCCCGTCGCAGTGCTGAGCGCGTCCGCAGTCCGCCCCTGAGGGACAGGCGCGAGCGCACGACAGGGAGCTGCTCCCACACATCGTCGGCGTGCTCGTCGATGGGCAGCCACACCGGCGTGATGTCGGTGCGCCGTGCCATCGCGCTCTTGAGATTCTGGAGGAAGACCGCGTTACCGAGAGTCGTCTCGATGGCGAAGGCGATGCGGGGGGGCGACGTCGACATCTCTTTCAGAAGCCTCAATCGGTCACTGCTCGCGGCGACATGCCGCGCATGGCCTCCTATATCGACTCAGTGGGTCTTGTTGAACCCTGGTTCATGTTGCTCCGGTGTCACGCATCTCTCGCAGAGTGATTTCCAAGGACTCGAGAAGGACTCGGACCCGCTCCCGAGGGCGCCGTGGTGCTCGTCGGTGGCTATGGCGTCGTGGGCGCGGAAGTCGGACGGGTGCTTCGGGCCCGTCATCCCTCGCTGCCGTTGGTGCTGGCCGGGCGGAACCCTCACGGGGCGAAGCCCTGGCCGCCGAAGTGGGGGGCGTCACTGCATGCGATGGACCTCATGGGCTCCTCCCCGCTCGACTTCTCCGCGCGGGCCGTCATCGCGCTGGTGAACGACCCGGTGGACCGCCTGCTGCGGGGCTGCCTTCGGGCGGGCATTCCCTTCGTGGACATCACGTGCCTCGGCGCATGTCTTCCACGTCCAGGTGCCCGTAGACCTCGGTGGTGATGGCCGGGCCGGAGTGCCTGGAGTCGCAGCACGGTGGCCAGGGGCCCCAGCCTTGAGCAGCTCTTGAGCCAGTCCATGTGCAACCTCCCACCTCCGTCGCCAGCCGGAACTGGGAACTCTGGGGGAGGGCCAGGCACGTCGCCCAGTGGACTGGAATGGGAGCTGGGGCGCCCGCCCCCCATGGGCCTTGGGCCGTCGTGGTGGTTGAATGCGCCGGGGGGACACATGTGGGCGCTGAACAACCGCACGGCGTATGCAGCAGAGCGCAACTGGACGCGAGACAGGGACGGACTCCACTGGTGGCTCGTCGCCGTCAAGGCGACGTTCGACATCGGGCCTGATGGGCGGCTGAAGCTCGCGGACGAGCAGCTTCCGCCGGTATTGATTCCGGAGTCCTTCGGCGAGCCGGGCCGCTCCAGCCTGCGATACGACTCCGACCTGCTGGCGCCGAAGCCGGGCACGGACCTCCTCGTGAGCGCGCATGCACACGCGCCTCGCGGAAGACCGGCGCCCACGGTGCCGGTCTCGCTCCGGGTCGGGCGGCTCCACAAGGTGCTCGTCGTGCACGGAGAGCGGACCTACGAGCAAGGCTGGTCCGGCGTGACGCCGGGCCGGCCCCAGCCCTTCATCACGCGGCCCATTCAGTATGAGCTCGCCTTTGGTGGCAGCGACCTGTCAGGCCTCGACCCGGCGAAGCACCGCATCGACGAGCGGAACCCCATCGGACGCGGCTTCGCGACGCGCGGCGCCCACCTCGCCGGAAAACCGGCCCACGCCATCGAGTATCCCAGCGGAGACCCCGCGACCATGGGCCCGGCGGGGTTCGGTCCCATCGATTCCTCGTGGATGCCCCGGCGCAAGCTCGCGGGGACGTACGACGCGCGGTGGGAGCGCACGAAGAAGCCGCTGCTCCCGGATGACTTCGACCCCGCGTTCGCGCTGAGCGCCCCGGTGGATCAGCGGCCCGAGAATCCCCTGGAGGGCGGAGAGTCCGTCGAGCTGATGAACATGACTCACGAGGGGGCCCTGCGCTTCGAGCTCCCGCGCATCTCGCTCGGCTTCAAGACGCGCATTGGTATGCGCCGCGAGGAGCATGGCCCGCGGCTGACGACGGTCCTGGTGGAGCCCGAGGCGCGGCGCCTGTGCCTGGTGTGGCAGAGCGCACTGCGCGTGCGCGCCCCGGAGGCGGACTATCTCGATGAGACGGAGATCTTCGAGTGGAAGGGGGACTCATGAGCGCCGAAGTCGAGGTGGTGGCCGTCGGCGCTCGGACCCCGCTCGGTTACTCTGCGGAGAGCAGCGCGGCGGCCGTGCGCGCCGGCATCTCCCGGTACGCCGAGTTCCCCTTCATCGATGCGCGGGGCGAGCCGGTCGTGGTGGCCTCGGATGGGGAGCTCGACCCGAAGCTGGAGGGGCGGGACCGGCTCGTCCCCCTGCTCGAGAGCGTCCTCGACGAAGTCGAGGGGAAGCTCGGTTCAGCGGTCCTGGAAGGGAACCGGTGCCGGCTGCTGCTGTCGCTTCCCGAGGCGCGCCCGGGGTTCTCCGATGACGACGCGGCCTGGTTCGTGAGCGCCATGGAGGCACGCCCGCGGGCGAAGGCCGCGCGTATGCGCGTCGAGATTGCGGGACGCGGACACGCGGGAGCCCTGCGCGCGGTGGAGCAGGCCCTGCGAGAGTCCTCCGAAGGCCGGGAGTGCTTCTTCCTGGTGGCGGGCGTGGACAGCTATCACCATGCGGAGACGTTCCTCTGGCTGGAGCGCGCCGGCCGGTTCGCGCAGCCGGGGATTCGCAGTGGATTCATTCCTGGCGAGGGGGCCGGGGGCCTGGCGTTGATGAGCGCGGGGCTGCGCCGCCGCTTGCGGCTGCCCCGGTTGGCGGTGGTGCGAGGGGCACGGACCGCGCAGGAGCGCCTCCTGCGCGACAGCGACACCGGCTCGTTCGGCGTCGGAATGACCCAGGCGGTCGAAGGCGCGGTCGCGGGGCTCGACTTGTCCTGCGAGAAAGTGGATGAGCTATTCACCGACATCAATGGCGAGAGGTACCGCAGTGAGGAGTGGGGGTTCGTCGCGCTGAGGACGCCATCGGTCTGGCACTCCACGGCGTATCGCTCCCTGAGCGATTGCTGGGGTGACGTGGGCGCCGCGGCGGGTGCCCTCGGAGGCGTCCTGGCGGTTCGGGCGTTCGCACGGAGCTATGCGCGAGGCCCCCGGGCCATGGTGACAGCGGGTTCTGATGGGGGGCTGCGAGGGGCGATGCTTCTGCAGGACCCACGGGTGTCGTAAGGAGAGGGGGAAAGCAATGAGCAACGTCTCAGTGAATGCACCGAAGACGCCGGTGACCGAGGGCTCCAGTGGGGTCGCCGTGGCAACGCTGCCCAACGTGTGCAAGATGCCCGGGCCTCCGGCGCCGTTCGTGCCGACGCCGCTGCCCAACATCGGGAAGAGCGGAACAGACCCGAAGAATTACTCCAAGACGGTCACCATCGGGGGGAAGAAGGTCGCCATCAAGGGCGCCACCTTCGGCTCCATGGGCGACGCGGCCAGCAAGGGGACAGGGGGTGGCATCGTCTCCGCCAACGTGGAAGGCCCCACCAGCTTCCTCGGCCCCGGGTCCATGGACGTGAAGTTCGAGGGGAAGAACGTCCAGTTGCTCGGTGACCCCATGCTCAACAATGGCGGGCCGAGCGGGAGCCCAGCCAACGCGGCGACGATGCTCGGGGTGATCCAGAAGACCGGAGCCCTCCTCGTCGTCAGCGGGAAGGACGTGTGCCCCCTGTGCAGGAAGGTGCATGGCAGCGAGGGCTCGCTGAAGGAAACCCCTGTGACCCAGGCCGACGCCGCTCAGCTGGAGGTCAAGCTCACCAAGAAGATCTTCGCCGGTGAGTTCCCCGAAGAGGAGCTTCCGTGGGGAAGGATGCTCGGCGTCGCTCAGTGCAAGTGCGGGCAGAAATACGCGGACCACTCGAGCAACACCATCGAAGTCTTCTGCAAGAGCGTCAGCGAGCTTGGCTGGAACGCGCCCAAGCCCGGCACCACCCGCAGGGAGGTCCGAGCGTTCGTTGACAATCGCTTCAAGGAACACAGCAAGAACGTGGAGAAGGCCTGGGCGCGGGCCCAGCGGTTCCATGAGCAGTTCGTGAACAAGAAGACCACCGCGGCGGCCTACCCACCGGGAGGCTGTGCCGGCCCCAAGGCACTCGTGCTGGCGATGGACCATGGCGCGCGCGTCACGGGGCTGACGGAGCGGTGGTTCCGCAGCGATGGGCAGCCGGTGAGCGCGAAGATCCGGTTCATCGACAAGAATGGAAGGGAAGTCGAGAGGCACTTCGCCCACGGCAAGAGCGTCCCGCCGTGCATGGCCTGCACCGTCATCCTTCCCCTGCTCATCTGCCCCGAGGAGGAAATGAAGTGTCAGCACAAGAAGAAATAGACCTTGAGTTCCTCGAGGTGGAGGACCTCCTCCTGCGGACCGTGCCCGGGCTCGCGGAGCAGTGGCGGGGTGCCACGCCCGATGAAGTCGAGCAGCTCGAGCGCATCGCCGGGCGTCCCCTGCCACGGTTCTATCGCTGGTTCCTGAGCCGCATGGGGCAGAGCATGGGGCCGCTGGCCTATCCCAGCCAGGACTTCTCCGCGCGGCGCGTGCTGGACTGCTACGCCAGGAAGCTCGTCGCGCCCAATCCCCGGTTCCTGCTCATGGGATACGAGTCCGACGAGATGATGCCCCTGCACGCGTTCTATGACCTCGACGCGCCCGCGCGGGGGGATGCGACGGTGACGGCGCGGTACGCGCGCGGGGGCGACGACCCCGTCGACCGGTTCGAGACCTTCCACGAGATGCTGTCGTGGAGCGCGCTGTTCCGATTTCGGTTCGAGCAGATGTCCCAGACGTGCGAGGGGACGCTCTATCGCGAAGACGCGGACCTGCTCTCCCTCCTCGCCCCGGTGCTGAGCAGCCTGGGGTTCACGCAGCCTCTCACTACCGGCCACTACTGCGGACTGTATGAGCGGGCCGACGCGGTCATGATCTGCGGCGGCACGCCCAGAGAGAACCTCGAGAACGTGCGCACATTCCTGCTCGGTGGGAGCAACGCCGGAGTCCTCCGGAGAATCCTCGGGGAGGTCGCGAAGGAGTCCTCGCTGGAAGTCGAGGTCAACACCTGGACTCCGGCGCTTCGTTGAGGCGCCAGCGCCCTCCTCCGAAGGGGCCATCTTCGCCCTCCACCTCGAGCGGGGGCTGGTCCGGAGGACGCGGTGAAGCCCGCGGCCCCTGGGACTACGGAGAGGAAGAGCCGCGCAGGATGAGCGAGTCCGAGCCGGTGCCGTCGGCCAGCGTCGTCACCACCGGGTCCTTCTCACAGGAGAGCCAGCTCCCGCACGGACCGCTGTGGCACGCCACCTCGTTGGCGGACCCGCAGCCGTGGATTCTGTCTCACCGACCACGTCATGAAGCGGGCTGGAGATCGCAAGGTGTCCAGCCCGTTTCATTTTGGGCCTCCTGCTTCGTCCCCTCCAGCATCCGGATGGCCGCCGACCTGGCTGCCAGGCTCAGGTGTATGGAGCGCTGGGTACGGTCTCCCTGCTGCGGCGACGCCACCAGACGAGACCTCCGGCCGCAACCAGCGCGCTGCCGACGAAGATCCAGACGGGTGAGTCGCCGGAATCTTCGCCATCGGCGTCGCCCACGTAGCTGCTCAACTCGATCGCCCCGTCCGCGGTGTCGACGACGAACTCGAAGCCCTCTTGGCC
This is a stretch of genomic DNA from Pyxidicoccus trucidator. It encodes these proteins:
- a CDS encoding SMI1/KNR4 family protein, producing the protein MSAQEEIDLEFLEVEDLLLRTVPGLAEQWRGATPDEVEQLERIAGRPLPRFYRWFLSRMGQSMGPLAYPSQDFSARRVLDCYARKLVAPNPRFLLMGYESDEMMPLHAFYDLDAPARGDATVTARYARGGDDPVDRFETFHEMLSWSALFRFRFEQMSQTCEGTLYREDADLLSLLAPVLSSLGFTQPLTTGHYCGLYERADAVMICGGTPRENLENVRTFLLGGSNAGVLRRILGEVAKESSLEVEVNTWTPALR